The following coding sequences are from one Diospyros lotus cultivar Yz01 chromosome 7, ASM1463336v1, whole genome shotgun sequence window:
- the LOC127805763 gene encoding peptidyl-prolyl cis-trans isomerase CYP28, chloroplastic encodes MGCSATALPSSLILPTQPKPLHLTRRSLLFLSTAVTTTTPLTLSPSAAAPPPDTTITHRVFMDFSVCPTYFLNRTLGDDPSLCDSSDPLGRLVLGLYGNLVPLTVSNFVTMCAAAAPSYKGTLVHKIFPGQFFVAGRQGRREKGEVKPPLDFLARNTETVSPRAFLLGHSRPGVLSLCLSENDDDDEIKLNPDYRNVEFLITTGPGPCPQLDSRNIVFGTVLEGMDVVTTIASIPTYKPGERIRQYNSLAQLLGDERAKTARAIWDRPLKTIYISDCGELLVSKPSLSPSLP; translated from the exons ATGGGCTGCTCCGCCACCGCCCTCCCCTCATCCCTCATCCTCCCCACCCAGCCTAAGCCCCTCCACCTTACCCGCCGCTCCCTCCTCTTCCTCTCCACTGCCGTCACCACGACCACCCCCCTCACCCTCTCCCCCTCCGCGGCCGCCCCGCCTCCGGACACCACCATCACCCACCGCGTCTTCATGGACTTCAGCGTCTGCCCCACCTACTTCCTCAACCGCACCCTCGGCGACGATCCTTCTCTCTGCGACTCCTCCGACCCCCTCGGCCGCCTCGTCCTCGGCCTCTACGGCAACCTCGTCCCCCTCACCGTCTCCAACTTCGTCACCATGTGCGCCGCCGCCGCCCCCTCCTACAAGGGCACTCTCGTCCACAAGATCTTCCCGGGCCAGTTCTTCGTCGCCGGCCGCCAAGGCCGCCGCGAGAAGGGAGAGGTCAAGCCGCCGCTGGACTTCTTGGCCCGCAACACCGAGACGGTCAGTCCTCGGGCTTTCCTGCTTGGCCACTCCAGACCCGGCGTTCTTTCACTGTGCTTGTCGGAaaacgacgacgacgacgagaTTAAACTGAACCCCGATTACAGAAACGTCGAATTCTTGATCACCACAGGGCCTGGTCCTTGCCCTCAGCTCGACAGCCGGAACATTGTCTTCGGAACAGTGCTTGAAG GGATGGATGTGGTGACCACGATAGCTTCGATTCCGACGTACAAACCGGGGGAGAGAATCCGGCAATACAACAGCTTGGCGCAGCTACTGGGGGACGAAAGGGCGAAGACGGCGAGGGCAATATGGGACAGGCCCCTAAAGACTATTTACATCAGTGACTGTGGGGAGCTTCTGGTCTCCAAGCCGTCTCTTTCTCCATCTCTTCCTTAA